A part of Rattus rattus isolate New Zealand chromosome 4, Rrattus_CSIRO_v1, whole genome shotgun sequence genomic DNA contains:
- the Tmem44 gene encoding transmembrane protein 44 isoform X1: protein MEEGASTAPPLWNWDYLERCFARRRVCISFGLWICAACCWIAAHTLILYLRCTKKCGQDQSSLCAAFCLLTSLCDTVGAILARQLTIQVFTGAYLAVVDFMNFIFILFPVCGSKSKSKSGQGSRERRRRRHLRASVFALALPLSLGPGWAVWTAIPKASAPVRGPQRRLLGSLLQENPEVFGCLLGTVAAFGSWASRIPPFSNICRGKSLSYIHLWTRFLSALAGLLYASAIVAHDRQPEYLLQATPWFLISLGRAALDLAIIILSCVIKSRMRRAFGFATMEARESADTQALLTCAEKEEENQEARTEDKNSDWVPLTSLSHCKPLKTMTAVSRYLELTVEPAQRAGCSATRLPGDGQTSTGDASLQEPPSYPPIQVIQARVSSSSSSEVSSINSDLEWDPEDVNLERRKDTEFLRSQAHRASLSPVDLTSDD, encoded by the exons ATGGAGGAGGGGGCTAGCACCGCGCCCCCGCTCTGGAACTGGGACTACCTGGAGCGCTGCTTCGCCCGCCGCCGCGTCTGCATCTCCTTCGGCCTGTGGATCTGCGCCGCCTGCTGCTGGATCGCTGCCCACACGCT GATTCTCTACCTGAGATGCACAAAGAAGTGTGGCCAAGACCAGTCGTCACTGTGTGCTGCGTTCTGCCTCCTGACGAGTCTGTGTGACACTGTGGGGGCGATTCTGGCCAGACAGCTCACGATCCAG GTGTTCACTGGGGCCTACCTAGCAGTTGTCGACTTCATGAACTTcatcttcattctctttcctgtctgtggatccaAATCCAAGTCGAAGTCCG GTCAgggcagcagggagagaaggagaaggaggcacCTTAGAGCCAGTGTGTTtgccctggctctgcctctgagccTGGGTCCAGGCTGGGCTGTCTGGACTGCTATCCCCAAGGCTTCAGCCCCAGTCCGAGGGCCGCAACGGAGGCTGCTGGGAAGCCTTCTGCAG GAGAACCCGGAAGTCTTCGGCTGCCTGCTGGGTACCGTCGCCGCCTTTGGCTCCTGGGCATCCCGGATCCCTCCATTCTCCAATATC TGTCGGGGGAAGTCGCTCTCCTATATCCACCTGTGGACCCGTTTCCTGTCAGCTCTGGCTGGTCTCCTCTATGCCTCGGCCATTGTGGCCCATGACCGGCAGCCTGAATACCTCCTTCAGGCCACACCCTGGTTCCTGATTTCACTGGGCCGAGCTGCACTGGACCTTGCT ATCATCATTCTGTCCTGTGTGATAAAGAGCAGAATGAGACGGGCCTTTGGATTTGCtaccatggaagccagagagagtGCCGACACACAAGCCCTTTTGACCtgtgcagagaaggaagaagaaaaccaggaGGCCCGGACTGAGGACAAG AACTCAGATTGGGTGCCTCTGACCAGCTTGTCACACTGCAAGCCCCTGAAGACAATGACAGCAGTCAGTCGCTACTTGGAGCTGACCGTTGAGCCTGCACAGCGG GCAGGCTGCAGCGCCACCAGGCTACCCGGTGATGGACAGACAAGCACTGGAGATGCCTCCTTGCAGGAGCCTCCCTCGTACCCTCCCATTCAGGTCATCCAGGCCAGAGTGTCTTCCAGCAGCTCCTCCGAGGTCTCCTCCATTAACTCCGACCTGGAG